The Nostoc sp. 'Lobaria pulmonaria (5183) cyanobiont' DNA window GGAAAGCTTCAGCTTCTTCCCTGGGCATCATCTGATAAACTTCTGGGAAATTATTTTGAAAAAATGTAAGAACTTCTTCTGTGCTGGAAAGATTAACTATCTGATTTTTTTTATGGAGAAATAAAACGACTCCACTCATGCTTCCATCTTGTTGATGTAATAGTACTATCAGCGTACTATCGTTTAGTATCCAAGAATGAATTTTGCCTTGTTCCAAGTTGATACCTGAATTTTCATTGGGACGAGGCAGGAAAATCGATTTATAGTCATTAGGGACATATTTCTGCTCGCACTCAAAGTTTTTTATAGCAAAAAAATTCTCTCTTATCTGAGAATTGGCTCCATCTGCACCTATTAATAGGTCATAATCAACAGTGAACTCATGTTTTTCTTCAACCGGAGAGGCTTCCACAACATTTTTCAATGTTACTGTCTTTGCCACCAAATCCACAGAAGTACATTGACAGTTAAAGTTTAGGTTGAGTTTACTCTTGTCGTACTTTTGGTTTAATTTTTCTAATAGCACAATTGCCAGGCTAGTGCGGTCAAGTGTAAAGAGAGATTTATTTCTTGGCGTCAACCGTGTCTTACCGTTTTTTTGGTGAAAAATCGTTCCTGTCACCTCTAAACTTCTGGATTTGACCACTTCTTCTAAACCCTCAATTTTTCTTAAAGCTCTCATTCCTCTTTCGTTCAGAGAGATAGGGTAGGTTCTGGATGTAGAGAATGAAACAATTATCGGGTCGCTGCGACGTTCATAAATGTCGATTTCGTATTTTTCGCCACGACTTAACAAGTAGTGAGCAAGCAGAAGTCCGCAAGGTCCAGCACCTACAATAACTACTTTCTTGACCATAATTCTATGACTTCCGCATTAGTTAAATAATCATAATACTTAATAACACTAAAAATTTTTACATCCTCTAATACATTTTTCATTGGTCTTGAGAGGGATATAGTGACAAAGCTTCACAAATATGCAATCTCACTTCATCATCCCTAATCTACTACCACAGTCAATTCACCGCGTCGAACTCACGTTAAATTAGATGTAGGGCGTAAAAAAATAAACTAAATAAAAGCGATGTCTAACGACAAGCCGCAAGGCGTCTGCGCTTCTGATTTTGCATCTATCGTCGGTGAAGAAAATGCTATTTGCCTTTGGGAAAATATCGAACTCGGTCAGCAAAAACGTATTCAACAGGCTATGGCTTCTGGAAAGCTTCCCAGTTGTATTGTCTATCCGCGTACCCAACAACAGCTAGCCGCAGTCATCGCCACAGCTCACACAAACAACTGGCGCGTCCTCCCTTGTGGTAGCGGTAGTAAACTTAGCTGGGGTGGTTTAGTTAAGGGCATTGATGTTGTAGTTAGTACAGAACGCATTAACCAACTGATTGAACACGCCGTTGGCGATTTGACTGTCACCGTAGAAGCGGGGATGAAATTTTCCGATCTTGAAGCGCTTTTGGCAAAGTCGCGGCAATTTCTCGCCCTTGACCCCACAGCACCAGAGTCAGCAACCATTGGTGGTATTGTTGCCACAGGTGATACAGGTTCTTTGCGGCAACGCTATGGTAGTGTGCGCGACCAGTTACTAGGTATTACCTTTGTCCGTGCTGATGGACAAGTCGCCAAAGCCGGGGGAAGAGTAGTTAAAAATGTCGCCGGATATGACTTGATGAAG harbors:
- a CDS encoding FAD-dependent oxidoreductase; this translates as MVKKVVIVGAGPCGLLLAHYLLSRGEKYEIDIYERRSDPIIVSFSTSRTYPISLNERGMRALRKIEGLEEVVKSRSLEVTGTIFHQKNGKTRLTPRNKSLFTLDRTSLAIVLLEKLNQKYDKSKLNLNFNCQCTSVDLVAKTVTLKNVVEASPVEEKHEFTVDYDLLIGADGANSQIRENFFAIKNFECEQKYVPNDYKSIFLPRPNENSGINLEQGKIHSWILNDSTLIVLLHQQDGSMSGVVLFLHKKNQIVNLSSTEEVLTFFQNNFPEVYQMMPREEAEAFLTRPVSRILTIRCNRYHQGDSVLLLGDAAHAVSSSIGQGCNAALEDVVLFDNLLDEYSDNIEEVIEQFTVRRKQDAHALVELGDNAFPSTMGLFIEFIFRENIAKTLHKLFPHRFSPSLSELIFETIVPYSEILNSYKGWISKVKKSNAKL